From the Streptomyces sp. SN-593 genome, the window CACCGGATCGGCGCCCGAGGCGGGACTGCTGCGGGTGTCGTCCACGAATGTGCGCATGCGCGCGTCGAACGCCTCCCGCCCGCCGAAGACCGCCGGGTCCAGGCACATCAGGAAGTGCGCCACCTCGCGGCCTCTGCCGTGCGGGGCGCTCTCGATGTGCTCCAGCTCCCAGTCCAGCGGGGAGTCGGCGAGCACCGCCGTCATCAGCGTGACCACCATCCCCAGGGCCTGGCCCTTGTGTCCGGCGCCCAGGGGGGTGAGCGTGGAGACCTGCGCGGCGTCCACCGTGGGCCGCCCCGCGGCGTCCTTCGCCCAGCCCTCCTCCAGCGGCACGCCCTGGCGTCCGCGCTCGCGGATCTCGCCCAGGCAGACCTGGCTGGTCGCCATGTCGAGGACGAACTCGTGGTCCCCGCCACCCGCGGCCACGCTGATCGGGTTGGTGCCCAGGTGCGCCCGGCTGCCGTTGAACGGCGCCACCCGCGGCGAGCAGGAGGTCATCACCCAGCCGACCATCCCCTCCCGCGCCATGGCCCGGCTGTAGACGGAGGCCGCGCCGAAGTGGTTGGAGTTGCGGACCACGACGACGGACACGCCGAACCGGGCCGCCCGCCGCACCGCCTCCCGCGTCCCCCCGAGGCCGGCCACGATCCCGAGGGCCGCGTCGGCGTCCACCACCGCGGTGGGCCCGGTCTCCCGGACCACGGTGCGCAGCGGTCGCGGGTTGGCGATGCCGTGGGCGATGTCGTCCAGGTACTGCGGGAGCAGGCGCAGCCCGTGGGTGCTGATGCCGCGCAGCGACGTGTGCACCAGCGCGTCCGCCACGGCGGCGCTGTCGGCCGGCGGCACCCCCGCGTCCGTGAGGGCCCTGGTCGCGATGGACTCCGCGACGTCCGGCGCGATGCGGTCCAGGCCGGCGGCCGGCATGACCTCGTCCATGTTCTCCCTTTCGGAGGCGTTGCGGAGTCGGGGCGGACCCGCGGCAGTGTCGGGGCGGGTCCGCAGTGCGGCTGGGGCGGGATCCCGACGCGGCCGCGGTCCTCGGTTCACTGGTACGGGACCTCGCCGGACACCCTGACGTTCGACCAGTCGAACTCGATCCGGTCCAGCACCTCCAGATCCTCGAACACCCGGTACAGGCCGCTGTAGTCGCGCAACAGCGCCTTGCGGCCCGCGCCCTGGACGTCCTTGAGCATCTCCTCGCCGCCCTCGACGCCGACCAGGTCCACCACCGTCTGCCACGTGCCGTAGTCGTTCGCCGCGTAGGCGTCGAGCGCGTCGCACAGCGCCCGCAGCAGGAAGCGCTGCTGCTCCTTGTTGAGTTGCGGGTAGAGCACCTTGACCAGCTCGCCGTTGATGGACCCGTGACAGACCTCGTCGTGCCGGTGCAGACGGGCCAGGGCGAGGTTCATCGGCTGGATGCCCGGTGCCTTGGCGATCAGTTCCAGGTAGCCGCCGATGCACAGCTCCGTGATGGTGGCGAAGGACAGCGTGAGCAGGCTGCGCTGCCAGCGCTCCGGGGCGTCGGCGCTGAGCCGCATGTGAACCCGCGAGTAGTACGGCAGCGGCAGGTCGGAGTCCTTGTACGGCCGGCCGCGCCGCTTGCGGGTGATCCCGCTCGCGATGTGGTGCATGAGCGTGTGGTACTGCTCGTCCACCATCGACTCCATCAGCGAGATCTCCAGCGCCTCGCCCCACAGACCGGGGAACTCGCCCTGGAGGATCAGGCTGAAGGCGGGGTTCACGACGCGCTGTTCGGAGAACATCGTGTTCCGGTTCAGCGCGATCATCGCCCAGGTCAGGATCTCCCCCTGGCGGTCGGGCGACAGCGCGCGGTAGACGGGGTGGTCCGCGAACGGCACGATCGTGTCCGGGTAGTCCGGAAGAGCCGGATCGAACAGGCCGAGCAGGTCGGGATCGTCGCGCTTGACCGTCGCCCGCTTCTGCCAGTTCAGCGCCAGCCGCTGGATGACCGGGTTGTCCACGGCGTCGAAGAGCACGGTGCCGAAGGTCGCGGTGCCGTCTTCCCGGGGGTCGGTGATCACGGGGAATGCGTCCTCTCTGTCGCTGCTACCGGCCGGTGCGGTCCGCGCCCTCCTGGGCGCCGACGAAGAAGCGGGTCAGGTGCCGGCGCCGGTCGGTGTACGCGCTGCGGCCGTGGAACATCCGGCGGTTGTCCCAGATCAGCAGCGCGTGGTCGGGAATGAGCACCGGCAGGTGGTTGTCCGTGAAGAACCTCGTGCCGTGCGCGGCGAGGTCGATGCCCTCCCGGCCCAGCGGCAGTCGGTCGACGGAGACCTCCCGGCCCAGGTCGGGCGTGTAGTCCCCGAACGTGAGGTGGGTGTAGCTGAACCGGATCACCTCGCTGCCGGAGGCGTCCCGCGAGACCATGGGCGTGCGGACCGTCCACTCCGCCTCGCCGTCCTTCCCCTGCTTCCCGTAGGCGCCGGGGAACTCGAGCTCCACGTCGAACATCAGGGCCCGCTCGCGGTCGCCGAGGTCGGCGAGGAACTTGCGGCCGTCGCAGATCGTCGTGTGGCCGCCGCCGCAGCGGGCCTGCGCGTGGCAGTACAAGGCCAGGTACTGCGGGACCGGGTCCCAGCCCGGCGCCTCGGTGTGGACGTAGATCTCCCTGGAGGACTTCGAGTGCAGCAGGCCCTCGAATCCGGGGGTGGCCTCGATCTCGTGCGAGGTGCGGCC encodes:
- a CDS encoding Ldh family oxidoreductase, with protein sequence MDEVMPAAGLDRIAPDVAESIATRALTDAGVPPADSAAVADALVHTSLRGISTHGLRLLPQYLDDIAHGIANPRPLRTVVRETGPTAVVDADAALGIVAGLGGTREAVRRAARFGVSVVVVRNSNHFGAASVYSRAMAREGMVGWVMTSCSPRVAPFNGSRAHLGTNPISVAAGGGDHEFVLDMATSQVCLGEIRERGRQGVPLEEGWAKDAAGRPTVDAAQVSTLTPLGAGHKGQALGMVVTLMTAVLADSPLDWELEHIESAPHGRGREVAHFLMCLDPAVFGGREAFDARMRTFVDDTRSSPASGADPVRVPGDPERIRAARNAAHGIPLDPRTGRELRRLAAGYGMDDLLTTTGIG
- a CDS encoding diiron oxygenase, producing MITDPREDGTATFGTVLFDAVDNPVIQRLALNWQKRATVKRDDPDLLGLFDPALPDYPDTIVPFADHPVYRALSPDRQGEILTWAMIALNRNTMFSEQRVVNPAFSLILQGEFPGLWGEALEISLMESMVDEQYHTLMHHIASGITRKRRGRPYKDSDLPLPYYSRVHMRLSADAPERWQRSLLTLSFATITELCIGGYLELIAKAPGIQPMNLALARLHRHDEVCHGSINGELVKVLYPQLNKEQQRFLLRALCDALDAYAANDYGTWQTVVDLVGVEGGEEMLKDVQGAGRKALLRDYSGLYRVFEDLEVLDRIEFDWSNVRVSGEVPYQ
- a CDS encoding TauD/TfdA family dioxygenase, which codes for MSASDAWDINELRSALDRDGYFVIEDVGSREDAEGLLGRLGRILPQYDGRTSHEIEATPGFEGLLHSKSSREIYVHTEAPGWDPVPQYLALYCHAQARCGGGHTTICDGRKFLADLGDRERALMFDVELEFPGAYGKQGKDGEAEWTVRTPMVSRDASGSEVIRFSYTHLTFGDYTPDLGREVSVDRLPLGREGIDLAAHGTRFFTDNHLPVLIPDHALLIWDNRRMFHGRSAYTDRRRHLTRFFVGAQEGADRTGR